In Heyndrickxia vini, the sequence AAAAATTGGAAAAAGTTTACCAAACCGTAAATGAACAATTGAAACTCATTGAACAAAAAAAGAAAAATATTATAAAATTAGAAACAGATTTGGTTTCACTAAGGGATAGAGCGAAGGAAGCATTAATTCGATTCGAAAAAGAAGAGTTATGACAAGTTTTCAAAGTATAAGAAAAATGGAGTTGGCTCCACGTCCAACTCCATTTTCATTTTTAGATCAGCTGTCCAGTGCAACTTTTTAACGTATAAAAACTACTTAAATAACCCTACTACTACCACAAACAAATACATAGGAATAGCTACTATAATCATCCCTAATAAACAGTAAGCTGCACATTTTATTATCAGTTTTATAAAATCATATATTGCTCCCAAAAAATCATCTATAAATTTAGCCACCTACTCCCTCCCATTCACCACCATTTTGTTTTGAATTACCGTATATGGATATTATTCATCAAAAATTTTATGAATCCTTTATTCTAATTCTTTTCCACAATAAGAAACCTGAACCACTTCGGTTCAGGTTTCTCTTTTTATTTTTTTATTGCGGAGCTGCAACTTGTTTGACAGCTATCCTTTATAGAGCAATGGGCACAGGCACCTTGTTTACTTTTTTTGAAAAATTTAAAGAGGGTAAAGGCTGCATAACCAAAAATCAAAGCACCGATAATAATACTAGCAATCATTGAAAGTCACTCCTCTTTCTTCATTTTACAATCCAAAAATCAGCCTTCCACCTTGATAAATAACAAAGGATAAAGCATAAGCTATAACTAATGAGTACCCAATCCCAAATAATGTCCATTTCCATGAGCCCGCTTCATTACGGATAGCAGCAACCGTTGCTACACATGGAATGTATAAAAGAACAAATACGAGAAAACTATACGCTGATAATGGTGTAAATGAATCAGTTAATAGTCCCTGCAGTGAAGCCGTATTTGGCGTATGATAAATAATATTCATTGATGAAACAACCACTTCTTTTGCTAAAAATCCCGGTATTAATGCAGCACCTGCTTGCCATACACCAAAACCTAGCGGTGCAATTAATGGTGCTATACCCTTACCGATCATGGCTAGGAAACTATTATCCATGTCTACTCCAATCCCGCCAGGACCCATATAGGATAATAACCAAATGACGACAGATCCTCCAAAAATAAACGTCCCTGCTTTACGAACAAATCCTTTTCCTTTATCCCATGTACTCCGCCATAACGTGAGCGCCTGTGGAATACGATAGGGCGGCAGCTCAATAACAAATACCGATGACTCATTTTTCATCAATGTTTTTGAAAATAACTTTGCCAAAAGTAAAGCAACGACAACACCTAATAAATATAATGAAAAAACGACAATTGCTTGATATTTTTCAAAAAAAGCACCGACAAATAAGGCATAAATAGATAAACGTGCCGAACATGACATTAATGGTGTGAGCAAAATCGTTAATAATCTTTCCTTCGGCTGTTCAATTGTTCTTGCAGCCATGACACCTGGTACATTACAACCGAATCCAATAATCATTGGTATAAAAGCTTTTCCATTCAAACCCGCTTTCTCCATCATTCGATCCATTACGAGTGCCGCACGTGCCATATAGCCAGAGTCCTCTAAAAAGGAGATAAATAAGAACAAAATAAATATTTGCGGTACAAATACTAACACGCCACCAACACCGGCAATGATTCCTTGCAACACTAATGCCTGAATAAAAGAACTAGCGTGAACAGCTTGTAGTCCTGCTTGAATCCAGTCCGTTAATGGTCCTGTAAAAAAGGCATCCAATCCATCTGATAACGGTGTCCCTAACCAATCAAAGGTTATTTTAAACATCAAAAACATAAATGCCAGAAAGATTGGGATACCCAACCATTGATTGGTAACAATTTTATCAATTTTTTCCGTCCAATTGCTTTTCGATTGCTCCGTTTCCCGACTGCTTTCTTGAATCACTTGGTCAATCCATTGCTTTCTAGAATCAAAGATTAAGCGAGTAATCGTCGTATAAGAGGTTGTTGCTTTTATTTTTTGTTCAACCTCATCAATCACTGCTGTTATTTGATCATTTTTTATAAAAGACGTAACGTCGGGATTTCCCTCTAATAATTGCAATGCTAACCATCGTTTTGGAAGATCTATTTTTTCATCTTCTAATATTTGAATGATTCTTATAATCCCATCTTCAACAATTTTTCCGTAATACACATAAGGGATTTTTGATGATGTATTGTCTAAAGCATTTAATTGTACGGCAAGGTCATTACAGCCCTTACCATTCCGTGCCGTAATTGGAACGACAGGTGTACCTAGTTTTTTTGCCAGTAGTTGATCATCTATTTCCAAGCCGCGTCTATTTGCGACATCGACCATATTCAAACCAATAACAACGGGTCTTCCAAACTCAAGAATTTGGATTGTTAATTGCAAGTTTCTTTCTAATTGTGAGGCATCCACAATATTTATAATGTTTGTAAAAGATTCATTTAAGAAAAATTGGGTAACAACTGACTCATCCTTTGATAAAGGATAAAGCGAGTATACTCCGGGCAAGTCAATTAGGTCCCCGTGAACACTTTTTAATTTACCTACCTTCTTTTCAACGGTAACTCCGCTCCAGTTTCCAACATATTCATATGAACCAGTTAAATAATTAAATAATGATGTTTTCCCTGTATTTGGATTTCCAACTAAAGCCGTCTGCATCATTTCTTTTCGACCTTTATTTGCCCGGCATCACAGCGGCGAATGCCAATTAATTGTCCATTACATTCCAGCATGCATGGTCCGCCAAAAGGCATCCGATGTTTTACTTTGATTGGACATCCCTCTACAACTCCGATATGTAAGAGGCGATGCTTAACAGTATTATCTAAATTTGAAACATCTACGATATATCCAGTTTTTCCTTCAACTAAATCTAATAGCATCATGATGTTGTTTGCTCCGTTCATAAGAAATGTAATTGATAATGATAAACTTTCTCATTTATGAAATTATTTTATCACGATGTTTTGTGTATGTCTTTAAGAAATTTTTGTCTAACACATGAAAAAGTAAATCTAATCCCGTTGTATTTCGTTAAAACGGTTCATATAGGTTGTTGTTAATACAGGTCCGTTCCTTTCCGCTGCAGGTACTCGCTTTCCGCGGGGCTGGCGATGAGCCTCCTCGTCGCTTCGCTCGAGGCCACTGAAAAACTTACGTTTTTTCCCCTTTTCATTTTGGGGTAATAAAAAAGATGACATTTCGTCTGTAATTAGATGAAATGTCACCTTTTTCCTATCCCCTTTTTACTCTTTTTCATTTAGGAGCTTTAGAATCCGCTTGAGATTTACCGCAAATATTGCTGTTGCCCCTTGGATTTCCATGCCAAATAGACCCGAGGAATTTGCTGTTTTAAACCCGTGTCTATGTTTGAGTTCGCTATTTTTGGCTTCAATTTTATAGCGAGTTTTTGCTAGTTGTTTAAATTTATCCGTTTCTTGAAATGCTTCCTGATCTTTATGTTCAGTTGATTTAACTGTTATTGAGTATGTCTTACTTTTTGCTCCTTCTTTATAGCACCCTTCACGAAACGGGCAGACTTTGCACTTCTCAATATCAAAAAAGAACTTAATTCTTGGATTTTTATCTTGCCCCTTTCTTTCTTCATATTTTTTCTTGGTAGCCATTTGCCCCGCCTTACAAACGAACATTCCAGCATCTTTATTAAATTCAAATTCATCTTCTTTTGCCCGTGTTCCATGTGTTATATGTGGATGCAATTTAGAAATAAGTTCAAGTTGATTTTCTTTTGCATAACTAATATTGTCTTTTTCAGAATAGGCTGTATCACCAATTACTGTTTTAATTTCCATTCCTGTAGCTTGACTTTTCCCAACTAACTCTTGCAGGTATTTTCCATCACTTTTTTCTCCCGTTGTCGGAATCGCTGCTGTTATTATTCTTTCATCGCTCATCGCGATGTGTGTTTTGTATCCGAAAAATGAGGAATCAGCTGTTTTATGTCCTACCCGTGCGTCCGTATCAGTTGAACGGTTCATTTGACTCATGTGTTCTGTATAATCTTCTATTACTTCATGAAGGACATTTAATTTTTCATTTACTTTGGGAATTGCGGCTAATTGTGGTTCTGATTCGACAATAGAAACAACTCGGCGACAATAATTCAATTCATCTTCAACTTCATTGGAAGTTGGTTTTGGAGGAAATTTCTCTTTCATTGAGTCATCAATTTGATAAACTGCTTTTCTAAGATTTTTTGACTTCTCTTGTAAAAATTCCTTCGGTGACTTTTGGTTAAAACGTGATTGTGTATGTGTGGAGTCCACGATTATTGTTTTACTTTTTATGATTTCCTTTTCAAGTGCAATCTCAACTGTTTTCCCAATAAGTAAATCTAACAAGGTCACATCTTTAAGACGGAGCTTACGAAATTTTGTTAAGGAACTTGGATTTATTACTGGGTCTTCTGGTGCCATGTCGAGAAAATACTTAAATGACATATCATATCTAGAGCGTTCTACTACATCTACATCAGACAAATCATAAATCGATTTAAGCAATAGATACTTAAACATGCGGATTGGTGGCACTGCATTGCGACCATTATCGAGGCAGTATTTCGTTTTCAATTCTTCAATAATGAACGAAAAATTCACCAGTTCATTGATTTGACGAAGCATGTTATCTTTGGGAACAACAAGATCATAAATAGCTATATATGGACTAAGATTGAGAGATTCTTGGTTAGAAATCATTTGAGTATCACCTACATACATTTGATATCATCATTATAAAACAAAAAGGCAGATAAATGTTTGGTCAACTCAAACATCTATCTGCCTAATAATAAATGGACTTTTTCAGTGGCCTCGCTTCGCTCCCTGCGGGGTCTCATCTGTCCAGCTGGATCCCGCAGGAGTCTCGTACCTTCCGCTCCAATCCACTCTGCGCTATTAATATTATTAAAACAACAATCTAAAAAAGAGACAAAAAAAGAAGAGTAGATTCCTTTTCTCTACTCTTCTCAAAAACTATCTAAATCACTCCATGTGCGATCATGGCATCGGCGACGGTAATGAATCCTGCGATATTTGCTCCGATTACGAGGTTGCCGGATTGGCCATATTCTTCTGCACATGTTATAGATTTTTGGTAAATATTTTTCATGATTCCTTTTAATTTTTCGTCGACTTCTTCAAATGTCCATGACATCCTCATGCTATTTTGCGACATTTCTAGTGCGGAAACAGCAACGCCGCCTGCGTTTACCGCCTTTGCAGGTCCGAATAGAATGTCGTTTTTTAAGAAGAGTTCAATTGCCTCCAATGTCGATGGCATATTGGCCCCTTCCCCGATTGCCTTGACTCCATTTTCAATTAATGTTTTTGCAGCATTTTCGTCGATTTCATTCTGTGTCGCACACGGAAGTGCGATATCACATGGGATTGACCAAATATTTGTACAACCTTCCACGTATTGTGCATGTGGGAGGATATTCACATATTCTTTAATTCTTGTTCTCTCGACTTCTTTCAATCGCTTAACAGTCGCTAAATTAATACCAAGCGGGTCGTAAATATAGCCATCCGAATCGCTGCATGCAACAACCGTTGCACCAAGTTGAGCTGCTTTTTCCATCGCGTAAATGGAAACGTTCCCGGATCCGGATACGACTACAGTACTTCCGTTAAAGGACAAATGATGATCCTTTAGCATTTCCTCTACAAAATAAACCGTTCCATATCCCGTTGCTTCGGTTCTTGTCATACTACCTCCATACCCTAAACCTTTTCCTGTAAGAACGCCTGATTGGAAGCCACCACGAATTCGTTTATATTGACCAAATAAGTAGCCAATTTCCCTTGCACCGACCCCAATATCTCCAGCCGGAACATCCACATCTGGTCCAATATATTTACTTAATTCGGTCATGAAGCTTTGGCAAAATCTCATAATTTCCCCGTCGGATTTTCCTTTTGGATCAAAATCTGATCCGCCTTTACCACCGCCAATTGGCAAACCAGTTAATGCATTTTTAAAAATTTGTTCGAAACCAAGAAATTTAATGATACTCGCATTCACTGTCGGATGAAATCTTAGCCCGCCTTTATAAGGGCCAATACTGCTATTAAATTGAACACGAAAGCCCCGATTAACCTTAACTTTTCCATTATCATCCACCCAAGGAACACGGAAAGTAATAAGTCTTTCAGGTTCTGTAATTCTTTCTAATATCCCATGTTCCATATATTTCGGATGTTTACAAATAACCGGCAAGAGCGAATCCAAAATCTCTTTAACAGCTTGAATAAATTCGGTCTCATATGGATTTCTTCGTTTAATTTCTTCATATACTTCATTTACATAATTTTCGGCAGTCCTTTGTTGCTCATATATATTTTCATGCTCGCTTGTAATCATCCCGTTAACCCCTTCTATTTTATCATTATTATAAATTTTCCATCATTTTCAAAGTGAATTCCAATAGTAAAAATAGATAAGAATCATGCCAAAATGAGAACGATCCACTGTTTCACAAGCTAGACAAAATCAAATTTTTTTTCAAAGGAAGATTGAATTATAATTAAACTATTCAATTATGTTTTTGTTAGAAATTCCGAGCAACCTGAATACACGTAGACTTATTCTATTCAAAACGCAGAGTGAATTGGAGCGGAAGGAACTTGACTCCTGCGGGAAATAGAGGAAAAGTCGAGACCCCGCAAACGCGGGAGCGCTGAGGAGGCTCGACTTCCTCCCCGCGGAAAGCAAGTTCCTGCAGCGGAAAGGAACGGTCTATTAAAAAGGCTTACAAAAACATCCATTAGAAAAGAGCCGATAATTTATAGGAGTGAGTAGCTTGAAAACAGTCGTTGTCATTGGCGGAGGCATTACAGGACTTTCCTCAATGTACTACCTTCAACAATTAAAAAAAACAGCAAACATCGAATTAAATTTACAATTAATTGAAGGAAATGATGAATTAGGCGGAAAAATCCATTCCGTCCAAACAGATGAATTTATTATGGAAACAGGAGCCGACTCCATCGTTGCTCGTAAACAAGGAGTAGCAGAACTATTAAAAGACCTACATTTACATAGCGAAATGGTCAATAATGCAACAGGAAAATCATTTATCTACCACCATGGACAATTGAAACCAATCCCTGATGATACTGTATTTGGAATACCCATGAGCAGGGAAGCATTATTTAACAGTGAATTAATTTCCGAAAATGGAAAAAATGAAGCATTAAAAGATTTTACAACTAAAAATGAAGAGTTTACAAAAGATAGTTCAATCGGACAATTCCTCGAACATTTCCTCGGTAAAGAAATCGTCGAAAACCAAATTGCACCGGTGCTTTCGGGTGTGTATTCCGGAAAATTAAATGAACTAACGTTAGCCACTACCCTTCCCTATTTATTAGAGTATAAAAATAAATATGGAAGCATTATAAATGGCCTATCCGAAAACAAAGAACGATTTCAATCTGCCGATAACAAAAAATTTGTCTCATTTAAAAACGGGTTATCTACATTAATTAATCGCCTTGAAGGTGAATTAACAAGTGTTGAAATAATGAAAGGTGTCAAAGCTAAAGCAATTACACACAATCGAAATGGATACACCGTTACATTAGAAAATGAGAAAACGATTCACGCGGACTTTATTGTGCTTAGCACACCACATCAAGTGGCACAATCCATTTTACAAAATGAAGTACTTGATGAAGAGTTTAATCAGCTAGTCAACTCATCTCTTATTAGTGTGTATGTAGGTTTCGACGTTCCGGACGAGAAACTCCCGACTGATGGAACTGGTTTTATCGTACCTAATGGTAGTGATCTTGTCTGTAATGCATGTACATGGACAAGCAGAAAATGGACACATACATCGAAAAACAATCACTTATTATTACGACTCTTTTATAAAAATACAAATCCTGCCATCTTTGAACACTTAAACAACTTAAATGAAAAAGAATTAATCCAAGTCGCCTTAAAGGATATCGAAAAAAGTTTAGGAATAACTGGAGAGCCAATACATTCTGAAGTAACAAAATGGACTGATTTAATGCCTAAATATTCCTTAACCCATCGAAAAACCATTGAATTCTTAAATGAAAAAATAGCTGAACTTTATCCGAACATCACTCTTGCCGGCTGTTCCTATTACGGTGTCGGAATTGCAGATTGTATAATGAATGGAAAAGAGACAGCGAAACAATTAATCGAACAAATTTCAAATAATAATTAAACGAAAAAGCATGTACCAATCATAGTAAGTAGTTCCGATAACGTGGAGAAAATCTAAAATCGTACTACAAATAACATAAGATTATATCGTTAACAAACAAAAGCTTGGGATATTCCCCAAGCTTTTATGTGTTAAAATTTATTTGTTTATTTAAAGGAGAAGTTGTATAAGTTCATTAGATGTTAACCCGAGTTTTAGAAATAAGCGGAGAAATTTCTCTTAATTAAGAAATAGCACTAAAACTACCATATATAGGCGGAAAGATTCCGACTATTAGCTCTAAAAACGTGAAAATAAGTAATTTTGCTTTGCTTAATCGGAAAACCTCCGCTTAAATACCCCGAACCGAGCTCTATTCTTTTGTTTAACCGTAAATATCCGCTTATTTTGATGATCTTTAATTGCTCAAAAAAACATCAATTATCTACTTTAGTAAAAAGATCAACATAAATAGTAATTATCAGACTACTCGGTATATCCTCCCGTTACTATCATAGATACATGCTTTTTTTCACCAAACGCCTAACACATCTAGCATAACCGCAATGATTAGCAATGGAGCAACATAGCGAAGAAGGAAAAACCATGCTTCAAATAGTCCCTTTTTCAGTTTGCTGCCCTTTTGAAGTTCTTCATACAATGCGGTTTTTTTCATTTTTAATGGAACAAAAATTGCGATAAGCAAAGATCCTAGCGGCATTAATATATTACTAACTGTATAATCCATTAAATCGAAAAATGTTTTCCCAAACAAGGTGATATCTCCTAACACACCATATGAAAGGGCAGATGGTATGCCAAAAACAAAGATGGCTAGACCGATGATCCATGACCATTTCTTACGTCCGTTCGGATTTCCTTTAGATATAACCGAA encodes:
- the feoB gene encoding ferrous iron transport protein B, giving the protein MMQTALVGNPNTGKTSLFNYLTGSYEYVGNWSGVTVEKKVGKLKSVHGDLIDLPGVYSLYPLSKDESVVTQFFLNESFTNIINIVDASQLERNLQLTIQILEFGRPVVIGLNMVDVANRRGLEIDDQLLAKKLGTPVVPITARNGKGCNDLAVQLNALDNTSSKIPYVYYGKIVEDGIIRIIQILEDEKIDLPKRWLALQLLEGNPDVTSFIKNDQITAVIDEVEQKIKATTSYTTITRLIFDSRKQWIDQVIQESSRETEQSKSNWTEKIDKIVTNQWLGIPIFLAFMFLMFKITFDWLGTPLSDGLDAFFTGPLTDWIQAGLQAVHASSFIQALVLQGIIAGVGGVLVFVPQIFILFLFISFLEDSGYMARAALVMDRMMEKAGLNGKAFIPMIIGFGCNVPGVMAARTIEQPKERLLTILLTPLMSCSARLSIYALFVGAFFEKYQAIVVFSLYLLGVVVALLLAKLFSKTLMKNESSVFVIELPPYRIPQALTLWRSTWDKGKGFVRKAGTFIFGGSVVIWLLSYMGPGGIGVDMDNSFLAMIGKGIAPLIAPLGFGVWQAGAALIPGFLAKEVVVSSMNIIYHTPNTASLQGLLTDSFTPLSAYSFLVFVLLYIPCVATVAAIRNEAGSWKWTLFGIGYSLVIAYALSFVIYQGGRLIFGL
- a CDS encoding FeoA family protein yields the protein MNGANNIMMLLDLVEGKTGYIVDVSNLDNTVKHRLLHIGVVEGCPIKVKHRMPFGGPCMLECNGQLIGIRRCDAGQIKVEKK
- a CDS encoding protoporphyrinogen oxidase, encoding MKTVVVIGGGITGLSSMYYLQQLKKTANIELNLQLIEGNDELGGKIHSVQTDEFIMETGADSIVARKQGVAELLKDLHLHSEMVNNATGKSFIYHHGQLKPIPDDTVFGIPMSREALFNSELISENGKNEALKDFTTKNEEFTKDSSIGQFLEHFLGKEIVENQIAPVLSGVYSGKLNELTLATTLPYLLEYKNKYGSIINGLSENKERFQSADNKKFVSFKNGLSTLINRLEGELTSVEIMKGVKAKAITHNRNGYTVTLENEKTIHADFIVLSTPHQVAQSILQNEVLDEEFNQLVNSSLISVYVGFDVPDEKLPTDGTGFIVPNGSDLVCNACTWTSRKWTHTSKNNHLLLRLFYKNTNPAIFEHLNNLNEKELIQVALKDIEKSLGITGEPIHSEVTKWTDLMPKYSLTHRKTIEFLNEKIAELYPNITLAGCSYYGVGIADCIMNGKETAKQLIEQISNNN
- a CDS encoding FeoB-associated Cys-rich membrane protein, which gives rise to MIASIIIGALIFGYAAFTLFKFFKKSKQGACAHCSIKDSCQTSCSSAIKK
- a CDS encoding IS1182 family transposase, coding for MISNQESLNLSPYIAIYDLVVPKDNMLRQINELVNFSFIIEELKTKYCLDNGRNAVPPIRMFKYLLLKSIYDLSDVDVVERSRYDMSFKYFLDMAPEDPVINPSSLTKFRKLRLKDVTLLDLLIGKTVEIALEKEIIKSKTIIVDSTHTQSRFNQKSPKEFLQEKSKNLRKAVYQIDDSMKEKFPPKPTSNEVEDELNYCRRVVSIVESEPQLAAIPKVNEKLNVLHEVIEDYTEHMSQMNRSTDTDARVGHKTADSSFFGYKTHIAMSDERIITAAIPTTGEKSDGKYLQELVGKSQATGMEIKTVIGDTAYSEKDNISYAKENQLELISKLHPHITHGTRAKEDEFEFNKDAGMFVCKAGQMATKKKYEERKGQDKNPRIKFFFDIEKCKVCPFREGCYKEGAKSKTYSITVKSTEHKDQEAFQETDKFKQLAKTRYKIEAKNSELKHRHGFKTANSSGLFGMEIQGATAIFAVNLKRILKLLNEKE
- the gdhA gene encoding NADP-specific glutamate dehydrogenase, producing the protein MITSEHENIYEQQRTAENYVNEVYEEIKRRNPYETEFIQAVKEILDSLLPVICKHPKYMEHGILERITEPERLITFRVPWVDDNGKVKVNRGFRVQFNSSIGPYKGGLRFHPTVNASIIKFLGFEQIFKNALTGLPIGGGKGGSDFDPKGKSDGEIMRFCQSFMTELSKYIGPDVDVPAGDIGVGAREIGYLFGQYKRIRGGFQSGVLTGKGLGYGGSMTRTEATGYGTVYFVEEMLKDHHLSFNGSTVVVSGSGNVSIYAMEKAAQLGATVVACSDSDGYIYDPLGINLATVKRLKEVERTRIKEYVNILPHAQYVEGCTNIWSIPCDIALPCATQNEIDENAAKTLIENGVKAIGEGANMPSTLEAIELFLKNDILFGPAKAVNAGGVAVSALEMSQNSMRMSWTFEEVDEKLKGIMKNIYQKSITCAEEYGQSGNLVIGANIAGFITVADAMIAHGVI